In Rhizobium sp. BG4, the genomic stretch AGCCGAGGCGGCCATAAAGACGCTCGGCCGGGCCACCTTGAACGGTATCGAGAAGAAGTAGCGTTCGCGCACGGTTCCGCGCCTCAACCTCAACCGCTTTCATCAGCGCCTCGCCAATGCCTCGATTCCTAAATGTCGGGTGGACCAGAAGCTTGTAGACCTCGCCCCGATGCGGAGCATTTGGCTCCGGTGAAAGGTAAAGCTGTACCGTTCCCACGATCTCGCCGTCTACCGTCGCGCAAATCAGCAGACGTTCTCCAACGCCAACGGAGGCAAAAACGCCCTCCCAATAGGAAGCTACGGCGGCGGCATTCACCGGGATTACGTGGCCAACAAGAGCGCCGCCTTCAACGCTGTCGATCAGGATGTCCGAAAATCGAGGAAGGTGCCGGGCGGCCGTGTCAGCATCAAAGATGTCGATCGATGTTGTGGGCATTCAAAGCCGCCTCCGGCACGGCGGCCAGATTAATCGCACAAACATACCACAAAATGAACAGTTCGGAGATCGAGCAATCTTCGCGATTGGTTATAGTTGCGCACGCCGGAACCGCGTAGATCATGCCGACACGACGTTCGAAGGCCACTCTTGCCCTTCGCCTTCGCTACGAGCAGAAGACGCCCACGGAATAGGCGGCAGCGAGCGAACCGCCCGGCCCCTCTTCCGTCCCGACCGTGTCACGATGGACCGCCAAGCCATGTATCGCCATGGAGGAGTTATGCCACAATTCCCCTGCGCTGCACAGATGAGGGCGGCGGCGCGCTCAGCCGCCCTGATCGCGATCCATCTTGATCTGCCGCAGCATGCTGTGGCCGGAGACGAGGAGCTCGAGCAGGAAGGCGGCCAGCGAGGCCATCAGCGAAACGATGGCGCCGCCGAAGAACCACACCAGATTTTCTGGCCTGAGACGCACGGCAAGCGCGCCCGAGAGAAGATTGAGGATTGCGCAACAAGTACAGATACCGGCGAAGACACCAAGGATGACGGCGGCCTCAAGGATGAGGGTCCGGCTGCGGAGATAGACGAGCTGGCGCGAGCGGTTTTCGCGCGGCAGGTGGGTGTCCGTCACCTCGTTCAGCCTGTCCGAGACGCGCCCCAGGCGGGTGACGTAGATCCCGACAAAGGCCGGTGCCGGCGAGCAGGAAAACCGGGGCAAGCGAGGTCTGGATGACCTCTGCATAGTCGACAATGATCGGAGGGGTGTCCATCCGGATTCCCTGACGGTTCGATGCAGCAAGAGCATATCAGGATATGACGGGGGCTTCCACGGAGGCAATGTGAAAGGTGGAGGCTCAGCCAGAGGGGACGTTGGCGCAGCTTGGCTCGCCGGCTAGAAGGACAGGAACAAACGAGGGAGGATTGCGATGACGGACGTGCTCGACGAGGGACCTTTCTTTCATGGCACAGTCGCAGCGCTGCGCGCGGGTGATCTGCTGACCGCGGGGTACAGGTCGAATTACCATCCTGATGTCGTCATGAACCACATCTATTTCACAAGCCTTGTGGACGGCGCCGGGCTTGCCGCCGAAATTGCGGCCGAACTCATCAAAGGCGGCAGCATTCCGCATGTCTACGCTGTGGAACCGACAGGGCCATTCGAGAACGACCCGAATGTGACAGACAAGAAATTCCCCGGAAACCCGACCCGGTCCTACCGCAGCCGCGCACCGCTCAAGGTCATCGGCGAAATCACGCAGTGGACCAGATTGACGCCTGAAGCGCTGCAGGCGTGGAGAGAACGGCTCGCCGTGCTGCTTTCAGATGAACGGGCCGAGATTATCAATTGATGCGGGGTGACGCGGAGGTGTGGGGCGTCAACGGCTGTCGCCAGAGCGCTACGTCGTGCTGTGCGGCCGCCTTCGCGTAAGCGGCAAAAGAGTCGTTTCAGCCCAAGGACTTGGGCTGACTGGATTCCTGTGACGTCCCGTGGGCGCAGCCCTAAGGCAACAGGAATGAGGGAGGTGGGTTGCTCTCCAGGCACAGGGCGGTGGGTAAGCGTCGGGCCCCGCATCTTGGCTCCCGTTTCAACCTTCAGGTGCCCGTCAGGTTCGATCACTAGGTGCCAGCTGCTGGGCTCAACCGAGGAGATTCGTTCGTATGTTCCGATACAAAAGCATTTTTGTCGCGCTTGGTGTGCTGTGCTTGGCAACTCCAACGCTCGCCGCCACAACGATCAAGGTGACTGAAGATGGTGAGGGCGGCGGCCCTATGACCCTGACTGTTGATCAGCCGACAGTGAAGGCAGGCGACGTCGTATTCATGGTCCACAATGACGCAATGACCGAAGAACACGAGATGGTTCTGGTCAAACTCAAGGCATCGAACCAACAGGTTTCCGTTGCGGAAGGCAAACACCGAGTCGACGAGAAGCAACTCAAAAGCTTGGGAGAGGTTTCCGACCTCAAACCAGGTGCCGATGGTACGCTGAAGGCTAAGCTTGCACCGGGCTCCTATCTTCTCCTCTGCAACATCAAGGGTCATTTCGAAGCAGGGATGCATGCCGCGCTAACTGTGGTCAAATGATATCGGTCCGGCGGCGTCTTTGCCGCCGGAATTTCCAAGCCTCCGTGGGCGATCCCCCCACCGCCCCATCTTCCAATGGTCTTCAGGCATTTGCCGGCCCACAACCGCACCAACGCCCTCAATCCCGATACCCCGACCCCTCCCGATCCAGCACCCGGCGCACACTTTCCAGATGCATCCGCGCGCTTTCCGGGTCGCCCTCGCGCATCTGCCTCGCCGCAGCCGCCGCCACCTCGGGCGCAACCGGCAGCAGGCGGCGGCCGGTGCTCATGGCCTTGAGCTGCACTTCAGCGGCGCGTTCGAGGTAGTAGAGATCGTCCCAGGCCTCGGCGATATTGGGGGCGCAGACCATGACGCCGTGGTTCTTCATGAACAGGATGTCGTTGCCGCCGAGGACGGCGGCGATGCGGTCGCCTTCGCGTTCGTCGAGCGCCAGGCCGTTGTAATTCTCGTCGACGGCAACGCGACCATAGAATTTCAGGGCGGTCTGGCCGGCGAAGATCAGCGGCTCGCCCTCGACCATGCTGAGCGCCGTGGCATTCGGCATGTGGGTGTGGAAGGCGGCGCCGACGCGGGGCGACATCTTGTGCAGGCGGGCGTGGATATAGAAGGCGGTCGCCTCCGGCACGCCGTCACCGGCGACGACATTGCCGTCGAAATCGCAGATCAGCAGCGAGGAGGCCGTCGCCTCCTGGAAGGCCCAGCCGAGGCGGTTGACGATGAAGAGATCGGGATGGCCGGGGACGATGGCCGAGAAATGGTTGCAGATCCCCTCCTCCAGGCCGAGTTTCGCCGCCATCCTGAGGCAGGCGGCGAGATCGGCGCGCGCCTTCCAGATCTCCTCGGTATCGAGCGAGACATTGCGCAGGAGGGCAGGCCCGCCCTTGGTGATGTTCAGTTCGTGAGCCATGTTTGCCTCCGCAGCAGTGGTTACATCCAGCCGGCGGCAGCGAGCACGCCGGGTACCTTTTCGAGATCGGGGACGACCGCATCGGCGCTGTAATCGCTGAGCGGCTTGCGCCCCGTGCTGCGATCGACCCAGACCGTACGAAAGCCCAATCTGCGGGCGGCGGCAAGGTCAAGATGCGGGCTTGCGCATATATGGACGAGATCATTCATGCCGATGCCGAGTTGTTTCCAGGCATGATGGAAGATTTGGGTGGTGGGCTTGTAGGCGCCGGCCTGCTCGGCGGTGATGACGCGGTCGACATGGCCGCCGAGCTGGGCGACGTTGCCGGCAATGATCGCATCGTCGGTATTGGAGATGATGGCGAGGCGGAAGCCCGCCGCCTTCAGGCGCCCCAGCGTCTCCACCACTTCGGGGAATGGCGGCATCCTGCCGATCGAGGAGGTCAGGATTTCGGCATCGTCAGGGGTGAAGGCGAGGCCGAATTCACCCATCGCCCGCTCCAACGCGATGGCGCTGACCCCTTTGAACGAGCGGTGCGGACGCTCTTCCTCCAGCGCGTGCTCGTGGCGGTCATAGGTGGCGATGAAGGCGGGCTGGTCGATGTCGCCGCCCTTCGCCGACAGGATCCTGTCCATGGCGGCGAGCAGGCCCTCGTCCCATTGGATGAGGGTCCCGTAGCAATCGAAGGTCAGCCAGCTTGGGCGGTTTCCGGGAAGGGTCATATCCGTCGTCTCCTTGTGTGGGGGCAGATTGACAAAGGCCGGCGCCATTGAGAAATTAAATAAGAAAATTTCCCTCAGTGAAAAATCAAATGAGCTACGGTTTCGATCTCGATCTCCTCAAGACCTTCGCCGCCGTCGTCGATACCGGCGGCTTCACCCGGGCGGCCGAGCGGGTGCATCTGACGCAATCGACGGTGAGCCAGCAGGTGAAGAAGCTGGAGACCAATATCGGCCATGCGCTGCTGTTGCGCGACACGACGGGCGGGGTGCAGACGACGGAGGCGGGCGAGCTGCTGCTCAGCTATGCCCGGCGGCTGCTTTCGACCGCCGAGGAAGCGGCCGAGGCGATGCGCAGGCCGGCGGCGCCGCGCACGGTGCGGCTCGGCGTGCCCGAGGATTTCGCCGGGCGGCGGCTGATCGGGCTGCTCTCGGGCTTTTCGGCCGCCTCCCCGCATATAAGGCTCGATACGGTGAGCGGCTGGAGCACGGAGCTGCGCCGGCTGCTGGAAGCCGGCGAGATCGACCTGGCGCTGATCAAGCGGGAGCCGGGCGATGGCCCAGCACTCGCAAGCTGGAAGGAAGAGCTGATCTGGGTGGAGGGTGAAACGCGGGCGGCGGAGAGCGATCCGGTGCCGCTGGCGGTCTTCCCGGTCGGCTGCATCTACCGCGAGCGGGCAATCCGCGCCATCGAGCGCAGCGGACGGCGCTGGCGGATCGCCTATACCAGCCAGGGGCTGATGGGCGTGCAGGCGGCCGTCGCCTCCGGGCTCGGCATCAGCCTGCTGCCATCGGATGCGGTGCTGCCAGAGCACCGGCCGCTTTCGGCCGCCGATGGCTTCGAGCCGCAACCGGCATCGGAGCTGGCGCTGGTGAAAGGACGGCCGCGGCTTTCGGCGGAAGCGAAATCGCTCGGCGAATTCCTGACCGGCAATCTGGCGCCCTAGGGCCGATTGGCCCGGAAATGCGGCAGGGGCGAGCGTGGCGCCCGCCCCTCAGCCGGTGTCTCAGCCGAACTTTTCCGTCGTATCGGCCTTGCCCTTCACCCAATAGCCGGAGGCCTTGATCCAGGCGAGCGGATAACCGCGCTCCTCGGTGAGATAGGCGCGGATGGCGCGCACGACCGAGGCCTCGGCGGCGACCCAGACGAGGGTCTGCGGGGCGATGTCGATGCCGCTCAGCGCGGCGATCAGCGGCGCGGCATCGGTTGCGGCATCGAGCGGGCGGTGGACCCAGCGGGTGGTGAGCTCAGCCGTTGTCTCGAAGCTCTGCTGCTCCTGCGGCCCGGCGACGGCGCCGAGCACGGTGATGACGGTGCCCTCGCCACTTTCCTCGACGCGCCGGCCGATTGCCGGAAGCGCGGTCTCGTCGCCGACCAGCAGCCAGCGCCTGACCTTGTCGGAGATCACCGCCGAGCCGCGCGGGCCGCCGATTTCGAGCATGGTACCCGGTTTCGCATCGATCGCCCATTGGGTGACCGGGCCGGCCTCGTGCAGGGCGAAATCGATGGTCAGGCTGCGGGCGGCGTTGTCATAGCGGCGCGGGGTATAGTCGCGGCGCTCTTCCTCTCCATCGGCGCCTGAAACGATGACCTTGATATGGTCATCCGGCGCGAGGCTGACGAAATCGGCGAGGTCTTCGCCACGGAGCACGACGCGGCGCATGCCGGGCGTGATGTCGGTGACGCTTTCGGCGACCAGCGAGCGGCGGCGCAGCTCATGCCTGACACGTTCGATTTCGGGGGCGGAAATATCTTTGGCGTTGGTATCCATCTTGTCCTTCAGGGGCTCATAAAGCTCGATCCGCAGGACACAGTCGCGCAGATCGAAGCCGCAGAGCCGTTCGATCATACGCGTTGAGTGACGTTAACGCTTACGTGGCCGGGCAGACGCCCGGACAGTGACGAACCGGCTTAAACCGACAGTGCCCCCCGGCGCAAGAGGCCGCGCGGCGGATATATCCAATGTTGCTAAGATTTAACTTATGCAAGGCGGGTGGGTCCGATGGTCGTCTGAATGGCAATATAGGATGCGATGGCGGATCAAAAAAGATGATGGCTTCAGGTATTTGAGCCGCCCGCTTCCAGCCGATCGCGATAGGCGGCAATCAGCTTGGCGGCGACGAAGACTTCCGTTCCGGCAAGGCCGGCGGAGCAGAACAGGGTCGTTTCGTCCTCTCCCACAGGTCTTGCGGATGAATTTCCGGCAAGCGCGCTCAGATCGGCAAGCGGCACGGCAGCAGCAGCCTTGGAGAGAAAGAACGGTGCGTCATAGGCTGTCGTCTGCTCGATGGAATCGGTGGCGACCATCGCCGCCTTGAGGGCGATATCGAGGTCGAGCTCGTGGCCATCCACCGTCTTGGGGCCGACGGAATTGACATGCGCGCCGGGTTTCAGCCAGGCGGCCTCGATAACGGGAACCCTGCTGTCCGTGGCGCAAATGACGATGTCAGCATCGGCTACGGCCTCGCGCGCCGAACTCTCGGGCAAGACGGGCAGCTTCAACCGGGCTTCCATCCCGGCAGCGAAAGCGCGGCATCTTTCGCTGTTGCGGCTGAAGACGCGGACCTGCCGGAGAGGCCGGACGATCGATGCGGCTTCGAGCTGTGTCCGGGCCTGCAGACCGCTGCCGATCACGGCAACGTTCGCCGCGCTCCCGGAGGACATGCGACGGATGGCGATGCCGCCGATCGCACCGGTTCTGATCGCGCCGAGCTGTTCGCCCACGACGACGCCTTCCAGCCTGGCGGTCGCGATCGACCAGACGGCGACGACCTGATCCTGCCTGCTCCCGGCGAAGGTCTCGTAGGCGCGGAAACCGGCCAGAGCCCGCTCCCCATCGACCCTCCGACGGTGAAGACGAGGCTTCCCGCCCCCGCAAAGGGAACCGCATGCCGTGGGCGCGCGATGAGGAGACCGGCGGCCTTTGCCGCCAGGGCCTCCTCGACCACCTCTATCGCCAATGCCATTGCCGGCATCGCCGCCAGCTGCTCGTCACCAAGAACAATCATTTCCACCTCCGCGCCGATCGGCGCAAGCCTGGCATCTCAACCTAGGTTGAGGTCAAGCGGGCCAGGTCTCCATCCCCGGCCTGTATCCCTCCTCGCCCCAATGCTGCATCCGCGCGCTGCGGCGCGGCGGGTTGTAGTGGCGGGCGAGTGCCAGGAGGGCGGTGCGGAGCATCAGCTTGGCGGAGCGCACCGGCCATTGGCGTTCGCGCTCCACGGTTTCCAGGCCCTTCATGAAGCAGCAGATATCGAGGGCTGCGCCTGCAAGCTCCGGCCCCATCGCCTCGATGGCGCGGTTGACGGCGATGCGGGCGGCGATGGCGCTGTCGGCGAGATCGGCCATGCCGCCGCGCTCGCCTCTGGTGCGGCCGGAGAGGCGCGGCTGCCAGGAGGCGGTGACGCGGGGCTGCAGCTGGGCGCGGGTGAAATCGGCATGCAGGCGCTCGCCGGCGGCCAATGCTTCGGCGGGGAGGAAGGGCTCACCGCCCTTGTCCTTCAGACGGGCGAGCGCTGCGAGCGGCGATTCCGCCTCGTTGACGCGCAGGGTCTGCGGCGTGCCGTCGATCTCGCGGACCGCCGTGGCGATCTCGCCATGCTGTTCGAGGAAGGCCTCCTCGCGGGCGGCGAGCGCGCGCCGCAGATAGGTGCGGGCCGGGGGTGCGAGGCTGAGGCGGGACTGGGTCTCGGTGACGAGGCCGCGGGAGATCGCCTCGGCAAGCACTGCGGCCGGAAGCGCGTGGCGGCTGCCGGCACGGTGGATCACCGGTACCGGCGTCCCCTGCCCCTCCACCTTCGCCTCGCCCCCGGACAGGAAGCGCAGGAGCTTCAGCATCGCCTTGTTATTGGCAGCGTCACTCATGGGCCGAGACCTCCGGAAAGCGGAAGACCGAGACGACGGTGCGCTCGATCGCCGAGACGAAATCGTCGAAGGCGGCATCATCGCGGCGCTGCTCGACGACCATGCAGGCATGCGCCACCGTCGACCGGTGCCGCCCGAAGCCGCCGGCGATGTCCTGTTGCGTGAGCTGCAGCGCGGTGTGGCAGGCATACATGGCGATCTGGCGGACATGGCAGAGCATGCGCCGCCGGTCGCGCCGCTCCAGCATGCGGCTGCCTGTGATCATCACCATCTCGGCGGTGATCTTCTGGGCGATGCGGCAGACGGTGCGGATGGGGAGCGAGACCGATGGCGGGCGCGGCGGCGGAGGCGGCGCCGGCGGCTCGTCGTCGATCAGCGGACGAAGCGCGGTTTCGAGACGGTGGCGGGGTAAAGGGATTTGATTGAGCGGCATCTGAAAACTCCTGGGTAATAGGAATTAATTCATATACCGTAGCTGAAGAATGATGAGGCGGGAAGAGTGGGGTGGGAGAGGATTGGTGGATTTTGGGTTGATTGTGACATAACGTGTTGAAATAGATTGTGGATTATTTTCCTATATTATGGATCGACCGCAAAGCGCCGAGCGTGGAGCCCCCTCATCCGGCCCTACGGGCCACCTTCTCCCCGCTGGGGAGAAGGGGAGTTTCGGCGGTCTCCGGTTTTCCCTTCTCCCCCCCCCGGGGAGAAGGTGCCCGTAGGGCGGATGAGGGGGCGCGGGTGAGACGCTCAATCGGTCGACCTACAACCCCGCTTCAGCCATCCAGATCTCCGCATCCGCCCCACCGGGAATGCGCAGCGGTGCGGCGGGATCGGTGGCGGCGCGCCAGATGGCTTGCGCGACATCCGGCGCATGGGTCACCGGGCCGGTATCATCCTGCACGCTTTTCACGAATTGCTGGAGCAGCGGCGCGTAATCGGGATCGTCGGCGCCGCGCAGATGCGGGCGGGCGTTCTGGCCGAAGCGGGTTTCGGGCGAGCGGCCGGGCAGGACGATATGGACGCGCACACCGAAGGGCGCGACCTCGACGGCGAGGGATTCGCTCAGCGCGTTCACCGCCGCCTTGCTCGCACGGTAGACGCCGATGACCGGCAGCGTCTTGGCCGTCACCGTCGAGGTGACATTGACGATGACGCCCGCCCGGCGCTGGCGCATCTGCGGCAGCACCGCCTGGATCATAGCCAGCGTGCCGATCACATTGGTCTGGAACAGCGACTGCGCCGTTTCGGGGTCGGTCAGCTCGATCGGCGCCGGAGCGCCGAAGCCGGCATTGTTGACCAGCACGTCGACCGGCCCGGCGCTGGCGACCGCCGCCGCGATGCTTGCGGGACCGGTAACATCGAGCGCCAGGACGCGCAGGCGCTCGGACGCCGGGAGCAGGCTGGCCGCGGGCGTGCGCATCGTCGCGATGACGTCCCAGCCGCGTTCGAGAAAGAGTTTCGCGGTCTCCAGGCCGAAGCCGGACGAGCAACCGGTGATCAAAATCGTAGGCATAATCGTCTCCATGTGAAAAGGAATGCCGCAATGCTAGTGACCGTGATCAAGACTTACTATAGGCTGAAGTCTCCATTTCTTTAGCGTTAGTCCTGATCATGACCATCGATCCGCTTGCCGAAATCGTCACCCTGCTGCAGCCGGCGGCGCGCTTTTCCAAGCTGGTGGAATGCGCCGGCGCCTGGCGCATCCGGCGCGAGGCCACCGGCGAGCCGTTCTATTGCGCCATCCTGGAAGGCGCCTGCCGCGTCAGGTTCGGGGACGATCCGCCGTTCATCCTGGAGGCCGGCGACTTCGTGCTGGTGCCGGCGATGCGCGAGCTGGTGAACGAGAGCCTCGAGGGAACAGCCGATCTGCTGGATACGATCCCGGCGCAGCTGAGCGACGGCCGCTTTCGCGCCGGGCGCCCGGAAGGGCCGGCGGATCTGCGCATGCGGATCGGCCATTGCAGCTTCGGCGCGCCGGATGCGGCGCTGCTGGTGTCGCTGTTGCCTGACGTCGTGATCGTTCGCGGTGAGCCGCGGCTGGCGACGCTGATGCAGCTGGTCGGCGAGGAAACCCGGGAGCGGCGGCCGGCCCGCGAACTGGTGCTGGAGCGGCTGCTCGAAGTGTTGCTGATCGAGGCCCTGCGATCCGGCACGGAGACGGCGGATGCCCCCGGCCTCAGCCGCGGCCTTGCCGACGAGCGCCTGGCCGCCGCCCTCCACGCGCTGCATGCGCGCCCGGCCCATCCCTGGACGGTGGCCGATCTGGCGGCGGAAGCCGCGCTGTCGCGCTCCGCCTTCTTCGCCCGCTTCAACCGCGTCGTCGGACTGCCGCCGATGGAATATCTGCTCGCCTGGCGGATGGCGCTGGCCAAACAGCTGCTGCGCAGGCGGGAGATGGGGATGGACGAGGTGGCGGAGCGGGTCGGCTACGGCTCGGCGAGCACGTTCAGCGTTGCCTTCGCGCGCTATGCGGGGTGCCTCCGGCGCGGTATGCGCGGGGTGGGTGAGGTTGAGTGAGACGGGAAGGATACCGTCGTGAGACAGGTGTTGGGTGTGGCCCCCTCATCCGCCTGCCGGCACCTTCTCCCCGCTGGGGAGAAGGGACGTTTCCATCTACTGCCTCAACAGCTCAACAGGAGCATCCGTCGCGACGTCCCCTTCTCCCAGCGGGGAGAAGGTGCCCGAAGGTTTCAGGTGCAACTCGTTGCACCGGGGATGAGGGGGCTCCGGGTGATGGGCTACGGGCGAGGCGTCGCATAGGCTATCGACTCGATCAGGCACCGCCATCCGGACATCGCAACAAAGACCCGAGATAGAGATCTCTCATCTCTCATCTCTCATCTCTCATCTCTCATCTCTCATCTCTCACCCCCTCCCCCTCACCCACCCTCCCTGTCATCAAACCGATACACTTCACTTGCTAATGATTTGCAATTGCAGATCGGATAGCATTTATGACCGAAGACCATACCGAGACCAGTATTCTCCTTCCCCTCGCCGTTCTCTCCATCGCCCAGCTGATCGGCTGGGGCGCGGTCGGCTTTCCGGCTGTCGCAGCGCCGCAGATGGCGGCGGATCTTCAGATCGGGATGCCTGAAGTCTTTGCCGGGACGACGGTGTTTTACGTGGTGATGGGGGCGTGTTCGCCGTTGTTGTCGCGGGTGTTTGCGCGCCTTGGGGCGCGGGCCGTGATGATTGCCGGGACAGCCGGGTCGGCGGCCGGGCTTCTTCTCCTGTCGCTGGCGCATTCGCCGGCCGGCTATTTCCTGGGATGGCTGATCGTCGGCGCCGCAGGGAGCGCCAGCCTGACCATGCCGGCGCATATCCTGCTCAACGAGATTGCCGGGCGCAAGGCGGCGCGGGCGATCGGTACGCTGATGCTGGTGACCGGCCTGTCGAGCACGATCTTCTGGCCGCTCACCTCGTTTCTGCAGGCGGAGATCGGCTGGCGGGGCGCCTGCGCGGTCTATGCGCTTGTCACGGCTCTCGTCTGCCTGCCGCTCTATGTCTTCGGCCTGCCGCGCAGACGCATCGAGGCGGCCCCTTCAGGCGTGGCGGCGGCGCCCGTTGCGGCGCGCAGCCATGACCGGACTTTCGTGCTGATCGTGGCGGCGATCGTCTTCAATGCCTTCATCACCTATGGCTTCAGCTCGGTGCTGATCGAGCTCTTGAAAGGCGAAGGCCTCAGTGCCGCGCAGGCGCTGACCTTCGGTTCGGCGCTCGGCATCATCCAGATCGCCGCGCGCGGCGTGAATTTCGTCGCCGATAACAAATGGGATGGGGTGGCAATCGGCATCGGCTCGTCGGCGATGCTTTGCCTGTCGCTGTTGATCCTGCTTGCGGTGCAGGGTTCACCGGTCGCGGTCGGCATCTTCCTCGTGCTTTACGGCACGAGCAGCGGTGCGCTGGCAGTGGCACGCTCGACGATCCCGCTGGTGTTTTACGACAAGGGTGAATTTGCCAGGGCGTTGTCGCGGATCGCCCTGCCGCTCAACTGGATTTCGGCCGCCTCGCCGCCGGTTCTCATCTGGCTGATGAGCAATTACGGCAATGGCGCGGTGCTGTCACTCTGCCTGTTCTGCTCGCTCTCGGCCATCGTCATGCTCTGCCTGCTGCGCGGGCGGCGGCCGGCTGAAGCGGCGCTTGCGGCATAGCGGCATCCGGAAACGAAAAAAGCCGGGCGGGAGCCCGGCTCTTGGCATCGACAGCGCGCTGATATCAGCCGCGGCCGCGCTTGCGGCGCTGGCCGAGACCCATTTCCTTGGCGAGGCGCGAGCGCGCTTCGGCATAGGCGGGAGCGACCATCGGATAGTCGGCGGGAAGATCCCACTTTTCGCGGTATTCTTCCGGCGAAAGGCTGTGATGGGTCATCAGGTGGCGCTTCAGGGACTTGAAGTTGCCACCGCATTCCAGGCAGGTGATCTGCTCGTCCTGAACGGACTTGCGGACAGAAACAGCAGGCTTCTGCTTTTCTACGATCGCTGCGGCGGGTTGAGGCACGGACGTGTTGCTAAGGGCGGAATGCACGTCGGAAATCAGATTGGCCAAGTCGGTGACCGGGACTACATGATTGCTGACATAGGCCGCTACGATATCGGCCGTCAGCTCTACCAGCAATTCCGGCCCAGTGCCGGTCGCGGTATCCGTCATATTTTGTTTCTCCTGTTCGCATGCATGGATGATCTATGCTTCGAGAAGCAAAAAGATCGCCTTCGTAGAGGCTAACAGCAGAAGTCCAGCCTAAGGCAGCATGTCCTAAAACGCGAATCCACCCCTAGATTCTTGCCGCCGAATTCTGTCCCAATACTGCCTGAATCCGAATCATACCGTCGCACTCTTCGACCGCAGCCCTAATTAGACATTGGATATCAATGTTAAGGATGGAAAAGCGAAACGATTCTAATTCGAAATCAGAACTCTACTTACAATTCAATTATCATCGTTTTACCGAAAGTCCAATTCTTATTTGCGTGATTTCTACGTAAAAAATCGACGCACATTAAGATTTTGCAAGCAAGCACCCGACTTTAGTCCATAAGCGAAGGCAAAATTTGCGTAAAACTGCTTAACGCCCTGTATTTTATACTCTCATCGTTTGCGCATCTCATCACGTACGGAACCGTCCCACAATTTGTGCCCGGTCGCATGCGCGGCCTTCGCCAGGAGGTGCGCGGCAACCGGAGCGGTCAGTAGAAGGAAGACGATGCCGGCTAGCGCTCGCGCAAAGATTGCAAATTCCCCGGAATAGGTGCCGGCCGCCAGAAGCAGCAGTCCGGAACCGACTGTGCCAGCCTTGGACGCCGCGTGCATACGCGAATAGAGATCAGGCAGACGCAGCACGCCGATCGCCGCAGCGAGCGCGAAAAAGGCGCCGCCGAGCATCAGAAGCGAGACGAGGATCGCGATCGCATATTCCATCAGCTTGCCCTCCCCGGCTTGGCGGCCTTGCGCTTCGGCTTGCCCTTGGGCTTGGACTTTTTGACGGCGGGCGGCGCCTGCTGCTCGCCGCGCGACAGCACGAAGCGGGCGAAGGCGACGGTGGCCAGAAAGCCGACGAGGCCGAGCGAGATGGCGATGTCGATATAGAGCGTGAAGCCGGTCTTGACCGCGACGACGGCGATGAAGCCGATGGCGATGCCGGTCAGCATATCCAGGCCGACCACCCGGTCCGATATCGTCGGCCCGGCGATGATGCGCCAGGCGGTCAAGAGCAGCGCCAGGCCGAGGACGGCGAGCGCGATATTGGCGGCGAGCGCGACGATGGCTGACGGTTCCATCAACGGAAGGCCTCCATGATCTTGCGCTCGAAGCCCTCGGCGATCGCCTTGCGGGCGGCCTGCGGGTTGGAGCAGTCGAGCGCGTGGACATAGAGCGTGCGGCGGTCGTCGCTGACATCGACGGAGAGCGTGCCGGGCGTCAGCGTGATGAGATTGGCGAGCAGCGTGATCTCG encodes the following:
- a CDS encoding DUF6456 domain-containing protein, which translates into the protein MSDAANNKAMLKLLRFLSGGEAKVEGQGTPVPVIHRAGSRHALPAAVLAEAISRGLVTETQSRLSLAPPARTYLRRALAAREEAFLEQHGEIATAVREIDGTPQTLRVNEAESPLAALARLKDKGGEPFLPAEALAAGERLHADFTRAQLQPRVTASWQPRLSGRTRGERGGMADLADSAIAARIAVNRAIEAMGPELAGAALDICCFMKGLETVERERQWPVRSAKLMLRTALLALARHYNPPRRSARMQHWGEEGYRPGMETWPA
- a CDS encoding helix-turn-helix domain-containing protein translates to MPLNQIPLPRHRLETALRPLIDDEPPAPPPPPRPPSVSLPIRTVCRIAQKITAEMVMITGSRMLERRDRRRMLCHVRQIAMYACHTALQLTQQDIAGGFGRHRSTVAHACMVVEQRRDDAAFDDFVSAIERTVVSVFRFPEVSAHE
- a CDS encoding SDR family oxidoreductase, with the protein product MPTILITGCSSGFGLETAKLFLERGWDVIATMRTPAASLLPASERLRVLALDVTGPASIAAAVASAGPVDVLVNNAGFGAPAPIELTDPETAQSLFQTNVIGTLAMIQAVLPQMRQRRAGVIVNVTSTVTAKTLPVIGVYRASKAAVNALSESLAVEVAPFGVRVHIVLPGRSPETRFGQNARPHLRGADDPDYAPLLQQFVKSVQDDTGPVTHAPDVAQAIWRAATDPAAPLRIPGGADAEIWMAEAGL
- a CDS encoding MFS transporter, with translation MTEDHTETSILLPLAVLSIAQLIGWGAVGFPAVAAPQMAADLQIGMPEVFAGTTVFYVVMGACSPLLSRVFARLGARAVMIAGTAGSAAGLLLLSLAHSPAGYFLGWLIVGAAGSASLTMPAHILLNEIAGRKAARAIGTLMLVTGLSSTIFWPLTSFLQAEIGWRGACAVYALVTALVCLPLYVFGLPRRRIEAAPSGVAAAPVAARSHDRTFVLIVAAIVFNAFITYGFSSVLIELLKGEGLSAAQALTFGSALGIIQIAARGVNFVADNKWDGVAIGIGSSAMLCLSLLILLAVQGSPVAVGIFLVLYGTSSGALAVARSTIPLVFYDKGEFARALSRIALPLNWISAASPPVLIWLMSNYGNGAVLSLCLFCSLSAIVMLCLLRGRRPAEAALAA
- a CDS encoding MucR family transcriptional regulator, with translation MTDTATGTGPELLVELTADIVAAYVSNHVVPVTDLANLISDVHSALSNTSVPQPAAAIVEKQKPAVSVRKSVQDEQITCLECGGNFKSLKRHLMTHHSLSPEEYREKWDLPADYPMVAPAYAEARSRLAKEMGLGQRRKRGRG
- the mnhG gene encoding monovalent cation/H(+) antiporter subunit G, producing the protein MMEYAIAILVSLLMLGGAFFALAAAIGVLRLPDLYSRMHAASKAGTVGSGLLLLAAGTYSGEFAIFARALAGIVFLLLTAPVAAHLLAKAAHATGHKLWDGSVRDEMRKR
- a CDS encoding cation:proton antiporter, which translates into the protein MMEPSAIVALAANIALAVLGLALLLTAWRIIAGPTISDRVVGLDMLTGIAIGFIAVVAVKTGFTLYIDIAISLGLVGFLATVAFARFVLSRGEQQAPPAVKKSKPKGKPKRKAAKPGRAS